A DNA window from Acropora palmata chromosome 12, jaAcrPala1.3, whole genome shotgun sequence contains the following coding sequences:
- the LOC141859700 gene encoding uncharacterized protein LOC141859700 isoform X2 has translation MVKTYSYLAKQHGLDNKNKQTGCHNCKRVLIEQVVNLQHYQQFRKRPANSGCVSTLKTNRNQRSIQVKLEAGECTVGEFVVPKQYKKLIQNSDGTLKKVSGTKIPNQEKGTREV, from the exons ATGGTGAAAAC TTATTCATACCTGGCAAAACAACATGGCCttgataataaaaacaaacaaactgggTGTCATAATTGTAAGAGAGTACTGATAGAACAGGTGGTGAACCTGCAGCACTATCAGCAGTTTCGCAAAAGGCCAGCAAACTCAGGATGTGTTTCAACACTGAAAACTAACAGAAATCAAAGAAGCATTCAAG TCAAACTTGAAGCAGGAGAGTGTACAGTTGGTGAGTTTGTGGTGCCCAAACAGTACAAGAAACTTATCCAAAACAGTGATGGCACTTTAAAGAAAGTTTCTGGAACGAAAATACCTAATCAGGAAAAGGGAACTAGAGAGGTGTGA
- the LOC141859700 gene encoding uncharacterized protein LOC141859700 isoform X1 produces the protein MEDGENISYSYLAKQHGLDNKNKQTGCHNCKRVLIEQVVNLQHYQQFRKRPANSGCVSTLKTNRNQRSIQVKLEAGECTVGEFVVPKQYKKLIQNSDGTLKKVSGTKIPNQEKGTREV, from the exons ATGGAAGATGGTGAAAAC ATCAGTTATTCATACCTGGCAAAACAACATGGCCttgataataaaaacaaacaaactgggTGTCATAATTGTAAGAGAGTACTGATAGAACAGGTGGTGAACCTGCAGCACTATCAGCAGTTTCGCAAAAGGCCAGCAAACTCAGGATGTGTTTCAACACTGAAAACTAACAGAAATCAAAGAAGCATTCAAG TCAAACTTGAAGCAGGAGAGTGTACAGTTGGTGAGTTTGTGGTGCCCAAACAGTACAAGAAACTTATCCAAAACAGTGATGGCACTTTAAAGAAAGTTTCTGGAACGAAAATACCTAATCAGGAAAAGGGAACTAGAGAGGTGTGA
- the LOC141859697 gene encoding uncharacterized protein LOC141859697 isoform X1 has product MRSNSYVFDPKEIVIISKYHSPGVYFEKVDRDPSKHGAIVEIDSEKFVPLVVQARIDVDPVFGKILWNQISLSNRFCAGLSSWLFHQWFTKNEWQANDHSHTSHGRLQLHLGRASSLVLVMKTKKSHFGHCRISAFINIKYPACLRLEPDLSWSKRLLVGLREYMQLQGVMAWLSTLGGAYSAMGEYINSYSEKAGQISYQQLLVAIRLGNPILAAQCKVFAALSLIQRGKFNLAARIIREQYRLAGRNGYARDDKLIASCQAAWSRMQFLQRQRKKIFLSSLGKQTIS; this is encoded by the exons ATGCGAAGCAACTCCTacgtttttgacccaaaggaAATTGTAATAATCTCAAAATATCACAGTCCAGGTGTATATTTTGAAAAGGTTGACAGAGATCCTTCGAAACACGGAGCAATCGTGGAAATCGACAGCGAAAAATTTGTCCCTCTAGTCGTGCAAGCTCGCATTGATGTTGACCCGGTGTTCGGCAAAATACTTTGGAatcaaatttctctttcaaatAGGTTCTGTGCCGGTTTATCTTCATGGCTGTTTCACCAGTGGTTTACAAAAAACGAATGGCAAG CGAATGACCACTCCCATACCTCGCATGGAAGATTGCAGCTTCATCTTGGAAGGGCGAGTTCACTCGTCCTTgtcatgaaaacaaagaaaagccACTTTGGACATTGTAGAATCTCCGCTTTCATCAACATCAAATATCCAGCATGTCTGCGGTTGGAACCTGATCTTAGTTG GTCAAAACGACTCCTTGTTGGTTTGAGGGAATACATGCAGTTACAGGGTGTTATGGCCTGGTTGTCAACCTTAGGTGGAGCATATTCAGCCATGGGAGAATACATCAATAGTTAT TCTGAAAAAGCTGGTCAGATTTCTTATCAGCAACTACTTGTGGCCATCCGATTGGGCAATCCAATCCTTGCTGCACAGTGTAAGGTATTTGCTGCACTCAGCCTTATTCAACGGGGAAAGTTTAACTTGGCTGCTAGAATAATAAG AGAGCAGTACAGATTAGCAGGAAGGAACGGTTATGCCAGAGATGACAAG CTGATAGCGTCTTGCCAAGCTGCTTGGAGTCGAATGCAGTTCTTACAGAGACAAAGAAAGAAG atttttctttcatcctTAGGCAAACAAACGATCTCTTGA
- the LOC141859697 gene encoding uncharacterized protein LOC141859697 isoform X2, giving the protein MRSNSYVFDPKEIVIISKYHSPGVYFEKVDRDPSKHGAIVEIDSEKFVPLVVQARIDVDPVFGKILWNQISLSNRFCAGLSSWLFHQWFTKNEWQANDHSHTSHGRLQLHLGRASSLVLVMKTKKSHFGHCRISAFINIKYPACLRLEPDLSWSKRLLVGLREYMQLQGVMAWLSTLGGAYSAMGEYINSYSEKAGQISYQQLLVAIRLGNPILAAQCKVFAALSLIQRGKFNLAARIIREQYRLAGRNGYARDDKLIASCQAAWSRMQFLQRQRKKANKRSLENVS; this is encoded by the exons ATGCGAAGCAACTCCTacgtttttgacccaaaggaAATTGTAATAATCTCAAAATATCACAGTCCAGGTGTATATTTTGAAAAGGTTGACAGAGATCCTTCGAAACACGGAGCAATCGTGGAAATCGACAGCGAAAAATTTGTCCCTCTAGTCGTGCAAGCTCGCATTGATGTTGACCCGGTGTTCGGCAAAATACTTTGGAatcaaatttctctttcaaatAGGTTCTGTGCCGGTTTATCTTCATGGCTGTTTCACCAGTGGTTTACAAAAAACGAATGGCAAG CGAATGACCACTCCCATACCTCGCATGGAAGATTGCAGCTTCATCTTGGAAGGGCGAGTTCACTCGTCCTTgtcatgaaaacaaagaaaagccACTTTGGACATTGTAGAATCTCCGCTTTCATCAACATCAAATATCCAGCATGTCTGCGGTTGGAACCTGATCTTAGTTG GTCAAAACGACTCCTTGTTGGTTTGAGGGAATACATGCAGTTACAGGGTGTTATGGCCTGGTTGTCAACCTTAGGTGGAGCATATTCAGCCATGGGAGAATACATCAATAGTTAT TCTGAAAAAGCTGGTCAGATTTCTTATCAGCAACTACTTGTGGCCATCCGATTGGGCAATCCAATCCTTGCTGCACAGTGTAAGGTATTTGCTGCACTCAGCCTTATTCAACGGGGAAAGTTTAACTTGGCTGCTAGAATAATAAG AGAGCAGTACAGATTAGCAGGAAGGAACGGTTATGCCAGAGATGACAAG CTGATAGCGTCTTGCCAAGCTGCTTGGAGTCGAATGCAGTTCTTACAGAGACAAAGAAAGAAG GCAAACAAACGATCTCTTGAAAATGTTTCCTGA
- the LOC141860969 gene encoding trace amine-associated receptor 7d-like, translating to MMTETAPNTTTNHSSSRPHLACPIPSVSIEIQEQLQLIHKYILCPLSLIIATCSLLGNFFLIVSVMRLKATTHPSLTYFSSLAVSDLIWTTVQFYRCVADYFGIYHCSPRRLRILSVPLGALSFCGTLCNLIILSMDRYRAISKPLWYRTHMTQSRATRDAIISWLLSFMAACVISPTLIPSFSQTQPHLYQAAWIAFIIFVSVCNLVIIVCHVKIYKATRGQRNNIISQCDAQQTATLLQREKKITKTLTLILMTLVISYLPPFVITNILRLIGYFPLHVILSQLYVVFLSLNGLLNPMICFVKNENLRRSLRDLFKCRCTAQE from the coding sequence CCAGCGTTTCCATCGAAATCCAGGAGCAGCTGCAACTCAtacacaaatatattttgtgtCCCTTAAGTCTGATAATAGCAACCTGTTCTTTGTTGGGCAACTTCTTCCTTATTGTCTCTGTGATGCGATTAAAGGCTACGACACATCCTTCTCTGACATACTTTAGCAGCTTGGCAGTGAGTGACCTAATCTGGACCACAGTGCAGTTTTACCGCTGCGTAGCCGATTACTTCGGGATCTATCACTGCTCGCCAAGAAGATTACGCATCCTCTCTGTTCCGCTTGGAGCTCTGAGCTTTTGTGGTACCCTTTGTAACCTGATCATCTTAAGCATGGATCGGTATCGCGCCATAAGTAAACCTCTTTGGTATCGCACTCACATGACCCAATCACGTGCCACTAGAGATGCCATCATCAGCTGGCTGTTGAGTTTTATGGCGGCTTGTGTAATATCTCCAACCTTAATTCCTTCCTTTTCCCAGACTCAACCACACTTGTATCAAGCGGCTTGGATTGCATTCATTATCTTTGTTTCCGTTTGTAACTTAGTTATCATTGTTTGCCATGTCAAAATTTATAAAGCGACCAGAGGTCAACGGAATAACATCATATCGCAATGTGATGCACAACAGACAGCCACTTTACTACAACGAGAAAAGAAGATTACCAAGACATTGACTTTGATTTTGATGACACTTGTGATTTCTTATTTGCCACCTTTTGTAATAACGAATATTCTTAGATTAATAGGGTATTTTCCACTGCATGTCATTTTAAGTCAGCTTTACGTCGTATTCCTCTCTTTAAATGGACTTTTAAACCCCATGAtctgttttgttaaaaatgaaaaccttcgAAGATCATTGCGCGACTTATTCAAATGTCGATGCACAGCTCAAGAGTAA